The Syntrophorhabdaceae bacterium nucleotide sequence GGCCTCGACAATACCCTCCAGTGCACTTTTCAGATGGTCTACGCTCTCCCGAAGGTCATCCTCGGCCCGCTTACGTGCGGTGATGTCCTCGGCGGTCCCTTCATAGTAGATGGCTGCGCCCTTATCATCCCTGGCAACACGGGCGCTCAGGGAGACCCATATGTGACTTCCATCCTTTTTAACAAGCTGCACTTCAAACCCCCTTATGACACCTTCTTTATCAAGGGTGTCTCTGTATATGTCCCGCTCTTCCGGGTTCACATAGTGCTGCCTCCCGATGTCGTTGATCCGTTCCATGAGTTCCTGTGGGGAATCGTATCCGAAGATCTTCGCCTGGGCAAAGTTTGCGGAGATGAATCTTCCCTCCGGTGTGGTCTGGAAGATGCCTTCAACGGAATTATCAAAGATGGAACGATAGTTCTCTTCGCTTTTTCGTATCCGTTCCTCCATGGTCCTCCGTTCGGTCATGTCCTTCATTATATGGACGGCTCCGATCAGATTGCCTGTGTCATCGAACATGGGATCCACGGTGATGAAAAACCATTTTTTCATCTCATCGAAGTAGACCTCAAGCCCTGAGTGCTCCTTCGTTTCAAGCATCTTTGCGTGAGGGCACATCTCGAGCGGCCTGTCCGCGTGATGCATGATGGCGTAACAGTGGTTCCCCGGGACCTTCTCGATGGGAATGCCCGCGAGGGAAGCCGCCGCCCTGTTTGCGCGGATTATCTTGAAATCGTTGTCGAGGATCATGATGGGATCGGCTATGGAATCAAAGGTCGTCCGCCAATGACCGGCCGCTCTTATGAGATTGTCTTCGGCTTCCTTCAGCCGCGTGATATCCTGGCATGTCATGATGTTCTGCCCCGTTCCCAGTCCAACGGGGATGAACTTGATGACCTTCTCAGTCCCATCCTTGCATGTTGCATTGAAAACCCTCGGTCTTTTCTCGCCGGGTTTTGCTCTCTCCAGGTCGCCAAGCCAGGCAGAGATGACCTCTTTCCTGTATTGCCCGTCGGGAAAGGCCTTTCTGAACCACTCTTTCCCGTTCGGTACGTCATTGAGGTCGTATCCGAAGATCTCCGTGAATTTCGGGTTGATGTATTCAAATGTGTCATCATCTCCAATGAATACGAGTCCGTACGGGGAATTATCGGTGATCATCGCGAGCCTCTGCTTTTCGAGCAAAAGACTCTCTTCGGCCTGTTTTCGATCTGTGATATCGGTAAACATTCCAAAAGAACCGCGGAAGGCTCCTTGCGCGTCCGTAAGGGCCGTTGCCGATACGATCGTCCACAGGGTACTCCCGTCTTTGCGTCTGAACCTGCGTTCGTACCTTCCCGAACCTCCCTGTTGACGGACCGCCATCTTCCCGGCATGATCCTGTAAGTCTTCCTCGAACATGAAGGAATCGACAGGTTTCCCTGGCATTTCTTCCCCGGTGTAGCCGAGCATCTGCGCCATGCGTTCGTTAACGAAGGTCGTGATGTAATTCTCATCCATCATCCAAACACCCTCCGTAGCGGTATCCACAATGCGGCGGTACCGTGCTTCGCTTTCCTTCAAGGAATCCTCAGCGTTCTTGCGTTCCC carries:
- a CDS encoding PAS domain S-box protein; translation: MARSQEIKKDEKKKSQKTLKEKPWDVVIADYRLPQFSAPAALAVLRESGLDIPLIVVSGTISEDQAVELMRSGAHDYIMKDKLVRLAAAARREVAEAMVRRERKNAEDSLKESEARYRRIVDTATEGVWMMDENYITTFVNERMAQMLGYTGEEMPGKPVDSFMFEEDLQDHAGKMAVRQQGGSGRYERRFRRKDGSTLWTIVSATALTDAQGAFRGSFGMFTDITDRKQAEESLLLEKQRLAMITDNSPYGLVFIGDDDTFEYINPKFTEIFGYDLNDVPNGKEWFRKAFPDGQYRKEVISAWLGDLERAKPGEKRPRVFNATCKDGTEKVIKFIPVGLGTGQNIMTCQDITRLKEAEDNLIRAAGHWRTTFDSIADPIMILDNDFKIIRANRAAASLAGIPIEKVPGNHCYAIMHHADRPLEMCPHAKMLETKEHSGLEVYFDEMKKWFFITVDPMFDDTGNLIGAVHIMKDMTERRTMEERIRKSEENYRSIFDNSVEGIFQTTPEGRFISANFAQAKIFGYDSPQELMERINDIGRQHYVNPEERDIYRDTLDKEGVIRGFEVQLVKKDGSHIWVSLSARVARDDKGAAIYYEGTAEDITARKRAEDDLRESVDHLKSALEGIVEAISMAVEVRDPYTSGHQKRVSAIAVAIASQMGLPETQVEGIRTAAVIHDIGKLSIPAEILSKPSRLTEIEFSLIKTHSQIGYDILKDIYFPWPIAQIILQHHEKLDGSGYPQGLNGGQILLEARILAVADVFEAMASHRPYRPAIGIEAALEEIENNRGILYDADAVDACTKLFRERGFELE